The Chelonoidis abingdonii isolate Lonesome George chromosome 11, CheloAbing_2.0, whole genome shotgun sequence genomic interval ACCTGAGCTCGAGGCCTCGCTGCTGGCTTTCTTGTGGCATATTCTCCGTGCGGAAATCTGCGTGCGGCCACCTGGTCTTCTGTCCACCACCTTTGGCGACGGCATTAATGCATTGGTCAAGCAATCTGAGACGGATGCCGCCTTCGCTCAGCAGTCTTGCAGTTCCGCAATGTGCCGCTCCGACACCCACCCGCCTAGGtaagcttgggaatcacctaacactggaatggatatgagcaagccactcgaagaagaaaagacggttcaCTCAGCTCACCTTTGTAACCTGTGTTCTTCGAGATTGTGGTTAGCTCATATCCATTTcacacccgcctccttcccctactggcggagtagccggcaagaaggaacaggAGCGGtcaggccggcaggggtatatatcaggcgccataccggcgccactccagggggcgacctgccggcccaccgagtgttgctagggtaaaagtttctccgacgaacgtgcacgcggtgtgcgcacacctaactggaatggatatgagcaacacatctcgaagaacaaccgttacaaaggtgagtaaccgtctttaaCGTTGGGACTCTCCCTCCCTGCACAAGTGGAATAAAGTGAGCAGTTTGCTTGGGTTTGTATTTGAGTAGTCACATGAGTGAAACCAACAGAGAGGCTAAGCAACTCGATCCAGACTGCAGCAGAAAGGAGCCGCTCTGGAAATAAGGACATGTTATATCCTGGGATGTTTTCAGTTGTCTGCCTCAGCAGTGCTCTTACCCTCTGGACACCTTGCAGGTCACCCAAATTAGATAATGATAGCCTGCTCTGTATGGGAAACGTGCTGAGTGAGTGACCTTTCCCAAACGAAAGTCTGATATCTAGGGTAGCGTAGAGGGAACATCCCAATCCCATTCCTGAAGGTTCCATCTCTTTCTTATCCTTTGGTAGCTCTTCTGTAGCTTGTCAGTCAGCTGAAATGGAGAGTCTTGCCCTACCTACACATGCCCCACTCCAGCTAGTTACTAGGTCAGTGGGACGGtcctgagggagggaggagctcaAGCAGCACTGCCTGCTATGATCAATCCAAAATCTCTGATCTGATTGGCTGACAAGCAATCCAGATCCATAAACCAATCTCCGTAAGAACTTGAACAAAGTGTATTGCTCTAACACTGACTGTAAGCTGACTTAGTACTTGTTTTTATTGGTAATGATACTTAAAACTGTAACTTTCATCTAATAATCTCAAAGCATCTTACACAGCTAGGTTAGTATTCTTCTCCACATTTTACCagtgcagaaactgaggcacagagaggggggaagtgacttgctcagaaTCACATGGATAGTCAATACGACAGCTGGCTACAGAACCATGGGACCCTGAGTCCCATTCCTTGGTCCTAACCAATAGATCAGGCCATATCTCTACTTAAATTTTATAATAGTTTTCAGAAGATAAAACTCCCTGATTCACCCATTGAAGCTCCTTCCACTGCCCCGTACATGTGAGAAGATGCTGGGTCAAATCCCATTATTGAATTGTGTGGGGATTGCGCCTTTCTCCTCCCATTTTCCCTATGATGGAGCAGTATCTTCAGTCTGGaggcctgggaactgcagggagcaGAGATGTATCTGAAACAAGAactttcaactttaaaaaaatttgtaaTTAAGTAACttgaaatgaacttttttttaaacaaacacctgcTTCTTTCTGCAGGATCTGCATGCCCTCACAGAATGAGCATCCTACACACAATGTGTGTATGCCATCTCATCCTCATCCCACCCCAGCCTATACACAGCCAACAATAAACACACATAgcttttagtgttttttttaaattaaaaagcagtttttccaaggttttttttccccaatatccaAATCTCAAAGGAGGAAATATAGAAAATCCTGATGCAGTGCAGCTCTACTGTTTGTAGTCTGGGATTGAACCATTTAATGGCTGTGTGCTGTAACATAGGCCCAGATGTGTGCAGAGCTGTCAACATACACTTACCCCTCTGCTGGTGAGAGATATGAGGTGTTCGGCTCCCCTGACTGACCATCATGCTTCCTCTCATGTCTTACCCCACTCCCCGCCGGTATCCATCATATCCTGCTGAGAACCAGGAGAGCTGTCTGTGGCAAGCTCCCTTTGGCTAAGGCATATCCTGCAACAGTGTCCGTCTGAGGCTCTTCTTATTTCCTTTCAACCAGAGGAAGGCCCTGCGCTCCAGTCAGACCTGTCCTACTACTCTTACGAGTATGACCCTTATGCTTCTGAAGCTGACATCTTTGAGGTTGCCGGAGAGCTGACAACAGCAAGCAGCACACTGAGAGAAGTGGACAAGATTCAGGAAGTGGTGACTACCGTAGaatggtgagagagagatgtgagggggaggttctgtttttttaatcaagttcTGATATCGTATAACATGACTGTGGGTCTAGAGTGAGGTGAGTGTGAATAATGCAGATGCGGCATACTGATAATCACTCTGCTAATTGCCTTGGCCGGGGACCAGCTGCAGGTCAGGCTAGTGTTGGGATGGCAGCTGGGACCTGCATGCCTGGAAGTGTCAGTTCCTAACATAAAGTGTAAATTCAAAAGGACTTTTTAAGCTTGTCCCTGCCtagccccagcactgctgcagaATTGGAAATGACTTCTCTTCATTATATTCTCTCttcaacagaaataaataatttaaaataaaaagaagaggCTCAGAATCCACTCCTGTACGAGTTTGTTCCTACAGATGACCTGCTGCAGAACAGAAACCAAATGATGACTACTTCCTGATACCCTCAGAATCGTAGGCTTTGCCTCCTCATGGGGGGCAGGAGCTCCAACGGGGTGCTCAGCATTATTTTTCTATCAATTTTCCTGCCTTTTGTGCATCCCCTTAGAAGTTATTTCAAGGATGAGAGACCAATGTGCTGCCCCAGTGTAGGCGAGGAGAACAGGGGCTGGAATTCAAACCCTTAGACCACTTCAAACTACGTTACAAGGATCCTGCAACACCATTTCCGAGCTACACTGAGTCCAGACCTCTGTGCTCAGCTGAGTTGCTGTTTGAGGAGAGATGGCTGAggagttttctttaaaaattataagAGCCGTGTATTTTAGCTCAGTATGCCACAGCAAAGGTTTAACATTCCCAGCCCACCACCCCCCTACCACCCACTGCACCAGCAGCATATTACCCTACAGAAAGGAAAGTTCATTGTTCATCAGACTTGACAGGGGGCATTCTCCAAAAAAAGTGAAATCGTCTGTGAACTCCACAGGAGTTAAAAGCCTAACAGTCCAGGACATGGCTGCAGACTCTGCCTGGGAAGAATGCCCACAATAGAGGTGATTAGGATCAAGTGGCTGAACTCCATTCATGCTGGAATAAGTACTACCAAATGCAGCCTGCAGCTTTCTAGCCTTTGTCCTCTGATTACTCTCTCCTTATAACTTCAGCATGAAAATAAGAGAGACCTGTGGCCATGGTGTTCTCAGTGCTTGCCTGATTTCACCAGCCATTTCTGCTCTTCTTCCACCAGGATCCCAGTGCAATGGATGTTCTTGATGTAGATTTCTGGTGCACAGTCTGTATGGCCCTTGGGCTGCTGGGCAGATGCAGACCCCTCCTCTTTGCCATAGAGTTTTGGCTCCTGTCTTCTAAACTGCCCTAAGCAATGACAGCTGGGATCTAAGCAATGCATTTTGCTGTGAAATGAAGAGCAAAAGCTGTCAGTTTCCGAAGTGCAGGAACAGAGACATTTTGGGTCTCTTCCTGCTTTGAAGGAGTTTTGTGCATCCACCTGTTGCAGAATAGTCTTAAGTGTTCCCTGTCCCCACTTCCATCCTCCCTGCAGCACAAAGTGGGGTGTCAATCTACATGGAGAGTGTTTGTTcattaaaggaaacaagaaaaagcCCAATTCAGTTCACTTTTAGGGCTTGTGTACAGAGGGAAATTGGCGAAAATGGCTACTGTGACATAGCTCCCTTTGTGGACACTCTGTTCCAGAATAATTTGGGCACTTTGAGTGCACtgattattccagaataaagtgattttattttggaATAGTGTCCATGCAGGGAGCTATTCCATAAAAGCTATTCTGGCCAATTTCCCCATGTAGTCAAGCCCTGAGTTCCATTTTTCAAGTACTGGTTCCAGCCAGAGTGCTGAGCAAGAGAAAGATTCCTTAGCTGTGGTGGCTCCTAAATTTCCGGTGTCAGTCTCTTAGGCTGGTGTTGAGTAGTTGCTTCAGCCTTCCCAAATATATGTGACATGGTGGAAGACCTGAGCTTACAGCTCAGTTCCTGAAATGCCCATAAATTCCAGACTATCTCTGCTGGCTAgttttcaaatccctccttcccctgctgatCTGAACTCTTTCTCTCAGGATCCTAACATGACCTGCCTGTGTGTATGTCCTGCTTCTCAGCAGAGATTTTAATATGTGTGAATGGACCACATCCTAActctgccccacagcacagcgGAAGCACCAGCTGCTCTATTACTGcctagcaggtaaacaaatgccTTCAAACTAAATTCCATCTCTGTGTTGGCACTGCCTGCAGCAAGCAATTGGCCTGGCAAGCACTGGCTATTGTGTACACATGGCAGCATAAGTCAATATTTATTCCCTGGGTTAATAACAGGCCTAGTGCAAGCTACAGTGAGaggcattttcttcttttaaaaacatcagGACTCCACAATACAACCCTACTGTTTGCTGGCACCAGCCTCAACTCTCAGTAAGGCCTGAAGGCTTGACGAGTGAGACATGAACTGTCACCTTAATAACATAGCTGTGGTCCAGCTTCTTGGCCCTCCACCCCTTGTGCTTGGGCAAGGCTCCATGTGACTGGGGCCAGGCTCCTTGGCCTCCTGTAGCTGGGAGCTCTTATCCTCATGCCTGGCTGCAAGGTCCCTagcctttttctctctccctttgcttcCTGACTTGTTTTTGTCATTGTCTCATTAGATTAAGTGTTTtatgtattgtttgtttgtttgttttagttgatttaattataattatatgCTGATTAATCCCACCCACATGatgtgctgcccctgctgggCACCTTCTTTGGGTAGGCAGAGCTGGTGTGGCCCCAGTACACaagagggtagagatggatgaATTCCCCCAAGCTTTGGCCAAGTACAGAGCAACCTCCCATCACTTCACTGGTTCTGTTAACTGTAAAGTAGCAGTTTAGTATTCAAAAAAGCCTCTCTGCTATTACCCAGAGCAGGAGGGTGGGATCTGCTGGCACTGCTCTTACCCACTGCCCATTACTACTCTGCCCATCACTAGAGGAGCTCTGGGTGTGGCCAGCACCCTGACCGTCATCTAGCAGGAAAGTGAACATTATCTCAGTTTTATCACTGGAGGAACAAGCACAAAGAGGTTGGGACTCCctgaaagtctgtggcagagctgggattaaaaTTCAGGTCTCTTGCTTGCAAGTTCCCTTCTCTAACTAGCAGCCAGCGCTGCTTCCTGTATTCCAATTATTGTGCTACGGTTCACCATTCCCTGGTACCCTTAAGATTAGAGAGCTCTTCTAGGTTAGTAGACACCCTGTGCATCGTCTCCTGTCCAGAACACTTCTTGTGTCCTTGGCACCTGCCATCCATTTGCTTTTTCCACCCCAAGGGTAGAACTTCCTTTGATCCTGAGGAAATGCTGGCAACGCTGTAGTCTGTCTCCCCCCCAGACAACTTCTTGCGGCAGTTAAACAGGCTGTTTATTTAAGGAACCAAGGAAAGAAACATACAAATACAGAAAAGCAGCTGCTACTtctacaccccaccccacccccgagcAATGATGAGGCAGGAAGGCCTTATACTCACAGGTAGGTGCTGCTGGGAGTAATTTTATGATTGGAGTCCATGTTTGCCCCAGTTGAAGGCCCAGCTATTGTGCACACTTACATTCTCCCTTTCCCAGACTCACTGTCCCCATTTTTTGTTATCCTAATTCTCTTACCAAGGCAAATTAAATTCTTGTCTTTCCCTCCCTCATCAAAGAGCATTCCAGTACATGTTCCATCTGGGAATATGTCTCCTGTAAGCCACCAAGCCCAGGGTAGGGGCTTCACACTCTTCATTCACAGGCTTATACCCAGTGTCGACTCTGTGGCTTCTTGGTCACACACCTGTCTCTGAGAGGGCTTAGAGGACAGAGCACTGAGGGTCCACACCATCTGCATTGTCAGGATCAACTCCTCAATGCTatttgggggagaagagagagagtttttaGCCCAGCAAAAAAACAGGGTGGGTGGCTGAGAATGAAAGAGGGCAGACAAGCCGTGGGGTTCCCTTTGGGCTTTGGGATTTTTGCCAATTTGGAACTATTTCTCTCACATGCTTAGAGAcagtcttctcctttcctctGACAATGATTCAACATGAAGGGGAGAGAAAGTCCAGTGAGTCTGTGAGATACAGAAGCGCCTGTTTATACCAAGGTACTTTGCTAATTAGACTTGATACTCTCTCTAGTTATTGGTGATTTTGCTTGTAATCTCTCCATTGAAATTAGTATTTATATCTGTAACTGTACATGAATATTATCAGGAGCAATCATTACCatgctatttattttaaagcaaaaattattttgttctttcttgtccacacattcctccttcccccttcttGGTCAGCCTCAATAGACAACAAATAGAAAAAGATTCAACCAACTTAAAAATTGAGTTGAAAACAACAGCACTTGCTTTGCTGACATTGATTCTTTAATGCGCAATAATCTGGGTTTCATTATTGTGAGTAgattgtcaatttaaaaatacaactgtCAACTTAATGTTAAAAAAACCCCTTCTGCTCAGTTTTGTTTTCTCATGTGTGCTATTTCTGGTGGAGTGACGATGGCCCTGGTTCTTGGCCTAACTCCATCATATCTCTCCTGCGTTCAGCAGCTGATATTTTCTCAGCATTCAGAGTATTGCACATATAGGAAATAGGCTGTagtttttcacaaaatattttttaaaaaacctacaaAACCCAgctttgtgaacatttttgttttcttcgcACAAATGTTAGTATGAATCCAGAAAAGGGGTTGTTTTAGACACTgatgaatattttattaaaaactgatTTCTAAAACAATTCTGTCTTCCTCTCCTCTCTACTAACATCTGCCTCACAATACTACAGGGGGAGCATACTGCAGGGCTGTGGCTCTAAGCTTTCTCTAACCTACCAGTTATATTGTTGCACAGCACTGAGAGGGCAACAGTAATACAAAAATCAGCAGAATCAAAGCATTAACAGTTCTAAGGAGTTTCTGGTGTCCCATCCATTTCTGCTTCATTGTTTGTTTGCCAGGAAGTACCTTCAATTTTGTTTTGAGGGATACAGTGGCTGTAACTTGTCACATTTGCAACACATTCCTGAATCCAGCTGCAGGCATGGTCAGCTATTTTAGTGAGTGTGGTGGGGAGGTTGGGTCTCAGAGGTTACACAAAAGTGTGAGATTCCAGCGTAGGAGTTTTCAATGCTTCATTAATATCCTGTCTTGAAGAGACATGAAAATCCTTTTTCCTGGGCACAAGCCTGGCTCCCTTCATAACATACTAAAGAGAGGCAGTTCACTTCAAAGAAATAACCAGTGCTGAACAGCATAGCATTTTGCGTAAAGGGAATGGGTGGATATTGTTTGTACCTTTCTTGCCAGCAATGGGCTGAGGATTTGCGAAGTGAGAAGCACCTTATCAGAGAAGTTGACATTTCACTTCATTCACATAGAATAATTAGCATGAAACAATGCATCTCACATGAGGATCTCACTgcgttttacaaacattaattaatttagccTTATAAGTATCCTCTCCGTTTTACAGCTAGGGATACTGAGGTGCAAGGAGAGTAAATTACTTATTCGAGGGCACGGAGCATAtcagtggaagagagagaggatggaatagaatccaggagtcctgactctaaCTTTCTCTCTTACTCTATAAACTCTAAAACTCTTTCTCTACTTCCCCTAAATGTACTTCTTTTTGCTGAAATAGGGATAAAATTGACCTTGCTAGGAACAGGAGACTCTGGCATTTCCATGAATGAGGGTTTACCAAGTCAGGTAAGAAGATTCTAACTTTGCCTGCGTATGGACACGTGGTGTGTGCAGAGCAACTACCTGACACGCCAGCCAAATGGCTCTGTGCACAAGACGTGTGGGCTCAGAGGCTGAGACTAGTGTGTGGGTAGCTGTAAGTTGCCCTCCCCCGTTAGTTTGCTCAGGTAGGTTTTAATATTGGGCAAATGGATTCCCAAGCTTCCACTTTTCCCTCAAATGCTCTAGGTTCCTTCCCCCAGCAATCTCTGCTATTATATGGAGAGTCGACTATACAGCCTGCCTGTAACACCCAGTGAGCATAGTAAGGGGGCAAAGCAGCTGTATGGGAAGTCATACGTGCTTTCCCTGTTACAGGCTAGTATTCATACAGTGGTCATCATCAAAATTTGGGTTCCAAGTCTCTTAGGAGTTCATAAGGCCCTGATGAATTCAGTCTTAAGAATCTGTCTCCTTCACCTCCCTGCCTGCATTAGCTTCCTACCTAGACTATACCTCAGAGCTCTAATCTGTGTCCGAACCTCAGCCATGGAGTGAGCAGATAGCATGGGAATGGAGGGTGCCAGCACCTCACACCAGGGACTGTGAGTGGGAGCTCTTCTGAGGGAGAGTCTCTTTAGAGGTTTTCAGCGATGTGATGGTTTGCTTGTTGTGGCTGAGAATGCTCCACCTCACCTTGTCTCTAAAGTCCTCAGAGACATAGTAGTATACGAAGGGGTCAACACAGCTGTTGAAGCTGGTGAGGGCCAGGCTCACCATGTAGCTGATGTACAATTCCCCATAGAGCTTGGAGCAGTTGCTGGAATAGTGAACAAGGAGAAGGATGTTGCTGGGTGTGTAGAACACCACAACTGTGAGCAGCACAAGGACCGTGAGCTTCATGGCATACGTGTACCTCTCTCCACTACCCAGCAGGATCCACAGCACCGAGCAGTGGCTAAACAGCATCACCACTAAGGGAGCAAGGAATCCGCAGACGGCCAAGCACACAAAGTAGTAGTAGTAGTCAGCATCCTCATGCCTGGGGAGAACATCGTGACAGAGAGTGATGTTTGTCTTGTCCAGGGGGTAGGACTGCTGCAGGAGGGTCAATGGCAAGGTGAAGATGGCAGTGATGAGCCAGACACTGAGGCAGGTGCAGGCGGCAAAGCCTGGGCTGCGGAAGGAGCGGGAGAAGAAAGGGTGCACTGCAGCCAAGTACCGGTCAACACTGATGCACATGAGCAGTAGCACAGAACAGTACATGTTCCCATAGAA includes:
- the F2RL3 gene encoding proteinase-activated receptor 4 translates to MEISWCAFLAHRLVLWCSLWGLCLASPDYDDYSQNSTNEQVVTSTNTLCPRAIPGEKVTRGNITYLSIHEDSRSQLSSAVTVWLIPWLYTAVFLVGLPANGLALWVLATRIEKLTSTIFLMNLAAADLLLVLVLPFKISYYFLGNHWPFGEGLCRLTTAFFYGNMYCSVLLLMCISVDRYLAAVHPFFSRSFRSPGFAACTCLSVWLITAIFTLPLTLLQQSYPLDKTNITLCHDVLPRHEDADYYYYFVCLAVCGFLAPLVVMLFSHCSVLWILLGSGERYTYAMKLTVLVLLTVVVFYTPSNILLLVHYSSNCSKLYGELYISYMVSLALTSFNSCVDPFVYYYVSEDFRDKVRWSILSHNKQTITSLKTSKETLPQKSSHSQSLV